In Ctenopharyngodon idella isolate HZGC_01 chromosome 2, HZGC01, whole genome shotgun sequence, the following are encoded in one genomic region:
- the LOC127495183 gene encoding tripartite motif-containing protein 16-like isoform X1 — protein MAESSVFLAQDQFSCSICLDLLKNPVTIHCGHSYCMSCITGFWDQDDQKGVYSCPQCRQTFTPRPVLGKNTMLAEVVEKLKKTKRQAARPAQCYTGSGDVECDICTGDKNKAIKSCLVCLNSYCQNHLEQHESFFKGKRHNLMDATRRLQEMICPQHEKLLEIYCRTDQQCICYLCMVDEHKNHDTVLAAAERTEKQRQLEETQRKFHQRIQEKLKQLEDLREVVESHKRSAQAAVEDSERIFTELIRSIERSRSEVTQLIRDQEKTAVSRAEGRLERLEQEIDDLRRRDNELEQLSHTDHHIHFLQSFQSLSVPPGSTDSSSITVSSRLSFDDVGKSVSHLREKLEHFCREEIKMISGRVRNSNIIPTPESKTHEEFLQYSRQLTLDLNTVNENLELSEGNRVIKYTRKEQPYPDHPDRFDCHPQVLCRESVCGRCYWEVEWNGKVAISVSCKSISRKGWGGKCRFGYNDQSWSLFCSKSSCSFWHNNTQTKLPVVSSSSRIGVYVDHSAGTLSFYRVSDKMTLIHRVHTTFTQPLYPGFWLNECYSAQLGWPCSKVTFCDLTI, from the exons ATGGCAGAATCCAGTGTTTTTTTGGCTCAGGATCAGTTCAGCTGTTCAATCTGTCTGGATCTACTGAAGAATCCAGTGACCATTCActgtggacacagttactgtatgAGCTGTATTACAGGGTTCTGGGATCAGGATGATCAGAAGGGAGTCTACAGCTGtcctcagtgcagacagaccttcaCTCCAAGACCTGTTTTAGGTAAAAACACCATGCTGGCTGAAGTGGTGGAGAAACTCAAGAAGACAAAACGACAAGCTGCTCGTCCTGCTCAATGTTACACTGGATCTGGAGATGTGGAGTGTGACATCTGTACTGGGGACAAAAACAAAGCCATCAAGTCCTGTCTGGTGTGTCTGAACTCTTACTGTCAAAATCatctggaacaacatgagagtttcTTCAAAGGTAAGAGACACAATCTAATGGACGCCACTAGACGACTGCAGGAGATGATCTGCCCTCAACATGAGAAACTACTGGAGATTTACTGTCGTACTGATCAACAGTGTATATGTTATCTGTGTATGGTGGATGAACACAAAAACCATGACACTGTATTAGCTGCAGCAGAGAGGACTGAGAAACAG AGACAGCTGGAGGAAACCCAGAGAAAATTCCATCAGAGAATCCAGGAGAAACTGAAGCAGCTTGAGGATCTGAGAGAGGTTGTGGAGTCTCACAAG cgctctgcacaggcagcagtggaggacagtgagaggatcttTACTGAGCTGatccgctccattgagagaagCCGCTCTGAGGTGACACAGCTGATCAGAGACCAGGAAAAGACTGCAGTGAGTCGAGCTGAAGGACGACTGGAgcgactggagcaggagattgatgatctgaggaggagagacaatgagctggagcagctttcacacacagACCATCACATCCATTTCCTCCAG agtttccagtctctctcTGTCCCTCCTGGATCTACAGACTCATCCAGCATCACTGTCAGTTCTCGTCTCTCTTTTGATGATGTTGGTAAGTCTGTGTCTCATCTGAGAGAGAAACTGGAGCATTTCTGCAGAGAGGAGATAAAAATGATATCTGGTAGAG TGAGAAACAGTAACATCATTCCCACCCCTGAATCCAAGACCCATGAGGAGTTCCTCCAAT ATTCCCGTCAACTCACTTTGGATTTAAACACAGTGAATGAAAACCTGGAACTGTCTGAAGGGAACAGAGTGATTAAATACACTCGTAAAGAACagccgtatcctgatcatccagacagatttgattgTCATCctcaggtgttgtgtagagagagtgtgtgtggacgctgttactgggaggttGAGTGGAATGGTAAAGTGGCTATATCAGTGTCATgtaagagcatcagcaggaaggggTGGGGAGGTAAGTGTAGATTTGGATATAATGATCAGTCATGGAGTTTGTTCTGTTCTAAATCCAGTTGCTCATTCTGGCATAATAACACACAGACTAAACTCCCTGTAGTCTCCAGCTCCTctagaataggagtgtatgtggatcacagtgcaggaactctgtccttctacagggTCTCTGACAAAATGACCCTCATTcacagagtccacaccacattcactcaacctCTCTATCCTGGGTTTTGGCTTAATGAATGTTATTCAGCACAACTGGGGTGGCCttgttcaaaagtgacattcTGTGATCTAACAATATAG
- the LOC127495183 gene encoding tripartite motif-containing protein 16-like isoform X2 has translation MRVSSKRQLEETQRKFHQRIQEKLKQLEDLREVVESHKRSAQAAVEDSERIFTELIRSIERSRSEVTQLIRDQEKTAVSRAEGRLERLEQEIDDLRRRDNELEQLSHTDHHIHFLQSFQSLSVPPGSTDSSSITVSSRLSFDDVGKSVSHLREKLEHFCREEIKMISGRVRNSNIIPTPESKTHEEFLQYSRQLTLDLNTVNENLELSEGNRVIKYTRKEQPYPDHPDRFDCHPQVLCRESVCGRCYWEVEWNGKVAISVSCKSISRKGWGGKCRFGYNDQSWSLFCSKSSCSFWHNNTQTKLPVVSSSSRIGVYVDHSAGTLSFYRVSDKMTLIHRVHTTFTQPLYPGFWLNECYSAQLGWPCSKVTFCDLTI, from the exons atgagagtttcTTCAAAG AGACAGCTGGAGGAAACCCAGAGAAAATTCCATCAGAGAATCCAGGAGAAACTGAAGCAGCTTGAGGATCTGAGAGAGGTTGTGGAGTCTCACAAG cgctctgcacaggcagcagtggaggacagtgagaggatcttTACTGAGCTGatccgctccattgagagaagCCGCTCTGAGGTGACACAGCTGATCAGAGACCAGGAAAAGACTGCAGTGAGTCGAGCTGAAGGACGACTGGAgcgactggagcaggagattgatgatctgaggaggagagacaatgagctggagcagctttcacacacagACCATCACATCCATTTCCTCCAG agtttccagtctctctcTGTCCCTCCTGGATCTACAGACTCATCCAGCATCACTGTCAGTTCTCGTCTCTCTTTTGATGATGTTGGTAAGTCTGTGTCTCATCTGAGAGAGAAACTGGAGCATTTCTGCAGAGAGGAGATAAAAATGATATCTGGTAGAG TGAGAAACAGTAACATCATTCCCACCCCTGAATCCAAGACCCATGAGGAGTTCCTCCAAT ATTCCCGTCAACTCACTTTGGATTTAAACACAGTGAATGAAAACCTGGAACTGTCTGAAGGGAACAGAGTGATTAAATACACTCGTAAAGAACagccgtatcctgatcatccagacagatttgattgTCATCctcaggtgttgtgtagagagagtgtgtgtggacgctgttactgggaggttGAGTGGAATGGTAAAGTGGCTATATCAGTGTCATgtaagagcatcagcaggaaggggTGGGGAGGTAAGTGTAGATTTGGATATAATGATCAGTCATGGAGTTTGTTCTGTTCTAAATCCAGTTGCTCATTCTGGCATAATAACACACAGACTAAACTCCCTGTAGTCTCCAGCTCCTctagaataggagtgtatgtggatcacagtgcaggaactctgtccttctacagggTCTCTGACAAAATGACCCTCATTcacagagtccacaccacattcactcaacctCTCTATCCTGGGTTTTGGCTTAATGAATGTTATTCAGCACAACTGGGGTGGCCttgttcaaaagtgacattcTGTGATCTAACAATATAG